The Burkholderia mayonis genome window below encodes:
- a CDS encoding class I SAM-dependent methyltransferase, whose translation MNPKAHEPASLPVPGPDALAQSESLAASLRAEIAVAGGWIPFSRYMERALYAPGAGYYSGGAQKFGRRAEDGSDFVTAPELSPLFAQTLARPVAQALEASGTRRVMEFGAGTGRLAAGLLDALAALGVELDEYAIVDLSGELRARQRETLEAEAPGLAARVRWLDALPERFEGVVVGNEVLDAMPVRLVVKYADGWRERGVAIDDAGAFAFADRPRARAEDAARLVEIDADEGYVTETHDAAAAFVRTVCTMLARGAAFFIDYGFPSHEYYHRQRAQGTLMCHYRHRAHGDPFLYPGLQDITSHVEFSAIYEAGVGAGADLLGYTSQARFLLNAGITDVLAEIDPSDVQHFLPAANAVQKLISEAEMGELFKVIAFSRGIDGTLDAFARGDRSHTL comes from the coding sequence ATGAATCCGAAAGCTCACGAACCCGCTAGTTTACCCGTTCCCGGCCCCGACGCGCTCGCGCAGTCCGAATCGCTCGCCGCTTCGCTGCGCGCCGAAATCGCCGTGGCGGGCGGCTGGATCCCGTTTTCGCGCTATATGGAACGCGCGCTGTATGCACCGGGCGCGGGCTACTACAGCGGCGGTGCGCAGAAATTCGGCCGGCGCGCCGAAGACGGCAGCGATTTCGTGACCGCGCCGGAGCTGTCGCCGCTCTTCGCGCAGACGCTCGCGCGTCCCGTTGCGCAGGCGCTCGAAGCGAGCGGCACGCGGCGCGTGATGGAATTTGGCGCGGGCACGGGCCGGCTCGCGGCGGGGCTCCTGGACGCGCTCGCCGCGCTCGGCGTCGAGCTCGACGAATACGCGATCGTCGATTTGTCCGGCGAGCTGCGCGCGCGCCAGCGCGAGACGCTCGAAGCGGAAGCACCCGGACTCGCCGCGCGCGTGCGCTGGCTCGATGCGTTGCCCGAGCGTTTCGAAGGCGTCGTCGTCGGCAACGAAGTGCTCGACGCGATGCCGGTGCGGCTCGTCGTCAAATATGCGGACGGCTGGCGCGAGCGCGGCGTCGCGATCGACGACGCGGGCGCGTTCGCGTTCGCCGACCGGCCGCGCGCGCGCGCCGAAGACGCGGCGCGGCTGGTGGAGATCGACGCCGACGAGGGCTACGTGACCGAGACGCACGACGCGGCGGCGGCCTTCGTTCGCACGGTCTGCACGATGCTCGCGCGCGGCGCGGCGTTCTTCATCGACTACGGCTTTCCGAGCCACGAGTACTACCACCGGCAGCGCGCGCAGGGCACGCTGATGTGTCACTACCGGCACCGCGCGCACGGCGACCCTTTCCTTTATCCGGGGTTGCAGGACATCACCTCGCACGTCGAGTTCAGCGCGATCTACGAAGCGGGCGTCGGCGCGGGCGCGGATCTGCTCGGCTACACGTCGCAGGCGCGCTTCCTGCTGAACGCGGGCATCACCGACGTGCTCGCCGAGATCGACCCGTCCGACGTCCAGCACTTCCTGCCCGCCGCGAACGCAGTGCAGAAGCTGATTTCCGAAGCGGAGATGGGCGAGCTCTTCAAGGTGATCGCGTTCTCGCGCGGCATCGACGGCACGCTCGACGCGTTTGCGCGCGGCGACCGCTCGCACACGCTGTAG
- a CDS encoding DUF2905 domain-containing protein — MLRWLLTTFIAVMVLTRAWPWLSKLGVGRLPGDVTLRFGSRVYPFPFMSTLVIMGVVSVIARLW; from the coding sequence ATGCTGCGCTGGCTGCTCACCACGTTCATCGCCGTGATGGTGCTGACGCGCGCGTGGCCGTGGCTGTCGAAGCTCGGGGTCGGGCGCTTGCCGGGCGACGTGACGCTGCGGTTCGGCTCGCGCGTCTATCCGTTTCCGTTCATGTCGACGCTCGTGATCATGGGCGTCGTGTCGGTGATCGCGCGGCTCTGGTGA
- a CDS encoding SDR family oxidoreductase: MPGAPAASGSSGASGTAAATGATGATGASGTTGASGTTGTTGTTGSSGPSRSPAAKPPALDTAAVGRALAIGFARRGWDVALAAAAGDEARAAAALAAEVEALGRRAAVLVADLSVEDDVARLVAACGAALGRPTCVVAQAAPVADNAHDVGYASLAGAMARSVAAPLVLARTLADATPDAARDDERARAVVIHLLDETLFHPAPERLSHSLAQAALHRATTAQALALAPKVRVVGLVRGRAPRADDIADAACYLADAPGVAGATLTVDGGEHLAPPADEEN, translated from the coding sequence ATGCCCGGGGCGCCTGCCGCGTCCGGCTCGAGCGGCGCGTCCGGCACCGCCGCCGCGACCGGCGCGACCGGCGCGACCGGCGCGTCCGGCACGACCGGCGCGTCCGGCACGACCGGCACGACCGGCACGACCGGCTCGAGCGGCCCGAGCCGTTCGCCCGCCGCCAAGCCGCCCGCGCTCGACACCGCGGCCGTCGGCCGCGCGCTCGCGATCGGCTTCGCGCGGCGCGGCTGGGACGTCGCGCTCGCGGCCGCCGCGGGTGACGAAGCCCGCGCAGCCGCCGCGCTCGCCGCCGAAGTCGAGGCGCTCGGCCGCCGCGCGGCAGTGCTCGTCGCCGACCTGTCGGTCGAGGACGACGTCGCGCGGCTCGTCGCCGCCTGCGGTGCGGCGCTCGGCCGGCCGACGTGTGTCGTCGCGCAAGCCGCACCCGTCGCGGACAACGCGCACGACGTCGGCTACGCGTCGCTCGCGGGCGCGATGGCGCGCAGCGTCGCCGCGCCGCTCGTGCTCGCCCGCACGCTCGCCGACGCGACGCCCGACGCCGCGCGCGACGACGAGCGCGCGCGCGCGGTCGTGATTCACCTGCTGGATGAAACGCTGTTTCATCCGGCGCCCGAGCGCTTGTCGCACTCGCTCGCGCAAGCCGCGCTGCATCGCGCGACGACCGCGCAGGCGCTCGCGCTCGCGCCGAAGGTGCGGGTCGTCGGCCTCGTGCGGGGGCGCGCGCCGCGCGCGGACGACATCGCCGATGCCGCCTGCTATCTCGCGGACGCGCCGGGCGTCGCCGGCGCGACGCTGACCGTCGACGGCGGCGAGCATCTCGCGCCGCCCGCAGACGAGGAGAACTGA
- the ttcA gene encoding tRNA 2-thiocytidine(32) synthetase TtcA — MNAPHTPHLNEADAAAAVEANAAEIGRRALTRREQKEAYENNKLFKRLARQVGQAIGDYNMIEHGDKVMVCLSGGKDSYALLDVLLRLRERAPIDFDIVAVNLDQKQPGFPEHVLPEYLATVGVPFHIENQDTYSIVKRLVPEGKTTCSLCSRLRRGILYRVAGELGATKIALGHHRDDILQTLLLNLFYGGKLKGMPPKLQSDDGKNVVIRPLAYVKETDLEKYAELREFPIIPCNLCGSQPNLKRAEMKALIREWDKRFPGRVENMFNALANVVPSHLMDAKLFPFADLRATGRADPDGDIAFDEEPCGTDAGAPDGAKSVSIVQFDDL; from the coding sequence ATGAATGCGCCCCACACCCCGCATCTGAACGAAGCCGACGCGGCCGCCGCCGTCGAGGCGAACGCCGCCGAGATCGGCCGCCGCGCGCTCACGCGCCGCGAGCAGAAGGAAGCGTACGAAAACAACAAGCTGTTCAAGCGGCTCGCGCGCCAGGTCGGCCAGGCGATCGGCGACTACAACATGATCGAGCACGGCGACAAGGTGATGGTCTGCCTGTCGGGCGGCAAGGACAGCTACGCGCTGCTCGACGTCCTGCTGCGCCTGCGCGAGCGCGCGCCGATCGATTTCGACATCGTCGCCGTGAACCTCGATCAGAAGCAGCCGGGCTTTCCGGAGCACGTGCTGCCCGAGTATCTGGCGACTGTCGGCGTGCCGTTCCATATCGAGAACCAGGACACGTACAGCATCGTCAAGCGCCTCGTGCCGGAAGGCAAGACCACCTGCTCGCTGTGCTCGCGGCTGCGCCGCGGCATTCTGTACCGCGTCGCGGGCGAGCTCGGCGCGACGAAGATCGCGCTCGGCCACCATCGCGACGACATCCTTCAGACGCTGCTCCTCAATCTCTTCTACGGCGGCAAGCTGAAGGGGATGCCGCCGAAGCTGCAGTCAGACGACGGCAAGAACGTCGTGATCCGCCCGCTCGCGTACGTGAAGGAAACCGATCTCGAGAAGTACGCGGAGCTGCGCGAATTCCCGATCATCCCGTGCAACCTGTGCGGCAGCCAGCCGAACCTGAAGCGCGCGGAGATGAAGGCGCTGATCCGCGAGTGGGACAAGCGCTTCCCGGGCCGCGTCGAGAACATGTTCAACGCGCTCGCGAACGTCGTGCCGTCGCACCTGATGGACGCGAAGCTGTTCCCGTTCGCGGACTTGCGCGCAACGGGCCGCGCCGATCCCGACGGCGACATCGCGTTCGACGAAGAGCCGTGCGGCACCGACGCGGGCGCGCCGGACGGTGCGAAATCCGTGTCGATCGTGCAGTTCGACGATCTGTAA
- a CDS encoding dihydroneopterin aldolase, whose product MFAVLLHPRLADCRRLYLRDYEVYMNIGAFEHEKRGEQRVVINVDLFVPLAVTTPVEDKLREVVDYDLMKQSVAQCVARGHIHLQETLCDAIAANLLAHDAVRAVRVSTEKPDAYSDCDAVGVEVFRIKDEERA is encoded by the coding sequence ATGTTTGCCGTCCTCCTGCACCCCAGGCTCGCCGATTGCCGCAGGCTCTACCTGCGCGACTACGAGGTGTACATGAACATCGGCGCCTTCGAGCACGAGAAGCGCGGCGAACAGCGCGTCGTCATCAACGTCGACCTGTTCGTGCCGCTCGCGGTGACGACGCCCGTCGAGGACAAGCTGCGCGAAGTCGTCGACTATGATCTGATGAAGCAAAGCGTCGCGCAGTGCGTCGCGCGCGGCCACATCCATCTGCAGGAAACGCTCTGCGACGCGATCGCGGCGAACCTGCTCGCGCACGACGCGGTGCGCGCGGTGCGCGTCTCCACCGAAAAGCCGGACGCCTATTCCGATTGCGACGCCGTCGGCGTCGAAGTATTTCGCATCAAGGACGAGGAGCGAGCATGA